The genomic region GCAAGAATCACCTGCGGCTGACAACCTACAATGGGGTGGGGCGTCAGGATATGGCGCGCGCCATTGAGGCCTTTGAGCGCTTTATGGAAGAAAACCGCGCCTTGTGGAAGTAGGGCCTGCCAGAAACTGTCGCTAAAATAAACAAAGCCGCGCCGATGGTCATTACGACTGCCGGCGCGGCTTTGTTTGCGTGTATGCTGGCTAATCTACGGTGAGAATGACGGAAAAAGCCTTGAAAAATACGGTTACAGTCTGCCCGGCCACAAGATTGATGGGGTTTTCCGGCCCACGGTTGCGCAGGGCGCAGACCTGACTGCCTTCGCCGAGGGCCACCAGAATTTCGGCCACCATTTCATCTTCCCGCACCCGTTCCACCACGCCGGTAAAGCAGTTCTCCGCCGGAGGGGAGCTTTTGGGCGAGAGTTCGCCCCCCTGCACCAGCACCCAAGGGGCTTTGATGCTGGCATTAACAAGCTTGCCCTCATTGAGGGCCAGGGTCTTGGCGCTTTCGTCCGTAATGAGCGAGGCCACACGCAGGCCGCCTGCGGTGCGCAGCACCACTTCGACCAGCAGCCCGCTTTGGCGCAATGAGGTTATGCGCCCCTGAAAGACGTTGCGCGCACTGGTTTTCATGGGTCGCTCCCTTTGCAGTTGTTCGCGCAGCAGGCGTTTGGCCTCCTGCGGGTCGCAGCGGACAATGCCGCTCTGGCCGGGCGCGGATCGCCGGCCAAGAAAAATATCCACCACGGGCAGGGGCAGGCCCTGCCTGCCCAGCTCGAGGGCGCGGGTATGGCGCAGGGCGCGGGCGCTCAAAAGGCCCTTGGGCAGGCCGCAGGCCGCGCCGCACTGTTGCAGGCAGCGGCGCACATAGCTCGCGTCGCAGCGCATGAGTTCGCGGGTTTCAGGAAACAGCGCCGGGTCTTCCAGCACGCGCCTGAGGCGGCGGCTGATGGTAAGCGGCAGGGGAACCTCGCGCCCGGGGGCATCATTACTGCCCGGCACATGGATAACGCCGTCCTGAAAATCAAGATGCGAGGGCATGATCTCAAAAATTTCCACAAGTCGCAGGGCCGCATAACGCAACAGCATGAAAATCAGCCACATGCGCAGGCGGGGGCGTTTTTCGCGCGGGCCACGGGCAGCGCTGGCCCGTTCCCACAGCCATGTTTCCACGGCCAGAAGCTCGCGCGGGCTGATGCGTCCTGTATCCTGCAGCAGAGCGGCAGAGTCCCGCCGCATAAGGCGTTGGCGCAGCCATGCCCTGTCTGCGGAAGAGAGGGAGCGCAAAAGCGCGGCCATTTCCTCACGGTTTTTGTTTTTTTCCATGCTGATTCCCGTCAGTTTTCCTACCTTATACAAGTAAAACCCTTTTGTTGTACAGTGTTCACGCTTTCATTAAAAAACGTGACTGTATTGCTCGCCTTCAAGGGTTCTGTACTGTTGGCGTACAAACCGCGCTTCTGGCGCACGGAGGAATTTCATGAAAAAGACTGTATCCGCTCGTGGGGCCTTTTGCCGCATAGCTTTGGCGCTGGGTTGCGTGGCCTTGCTCAGCCTTCCCGTTCAGGCTGCGGAAATAACCGTTTCTGCCGCAGCCAGCCTTACCAATGCCTTTAACGAAATCAAAGGCGTGTTTGAAAAGAAGCACACGGGCTTGCAGGTGCACACCAATTATGCTGCCTCCAATCCGCTGCTCAAACAGATTCAGGAAGGCGCACCCGTAGACGTTTTTGCCTCTGCCGACCAGGGCACCATGGACAAGGCCGTGGCCGCCAAGGTTGTCGACCCCGCTACGCGCAAGGATTTTGCGCTCAACGACCTCGTGCTTATCGTGCCCGCTGGCTCCAAAAAGCCCGCCAAGCTTGAAGACATCAAGGCCTTCAAGCGCGTTGCCATCGGTAATCCCGATTCCGTGCCTGCCGGGCGTTACACCAAGGACGCGCTGAACACCGCCAAATTGTGGGAAGCCGTGCAGCCCCAGCTTATCCTGGGCAACAGCGTACGTCAGGTGCTGGACTATGTGGCCCGTGGCGAAGTTGATGCAGGTTTTGTTTACCGCACCGATGCCAAACAGCTGGCGGAAAAGGTTGAAGTGGTCATGATTGTGGAAGGTCATGATCCCGTGAGCTATCCTATCGCCGTGGCCACCACTGGCAAGGATGCCAAGATGGGCCAGGAATTTCTGAACTTTGTGCTTTCGCCTGAAGGTCAGGCCGTGCTTGCCAAGTACGGTTTCTCCAAGCCGTAGTGCATGGAGGCGTGGTCCGTGCCCTTGCGTACCGGCCTGCAATGATGGATTGTGTTTACTGGCGGTTGCCGTTTTGGCAGAAGCGGCAACCGCCTTCATTATTTTTTTACGCATCAACGGATCCGGTCGGCGGCAGGGGGCAGAGTTGGAAATGGATTTTGACCTAGCGTTTATCTGGAGCCCGCTGGAGCTTTCGTTGCGCGTGGCAGGAGCGGCTACGGCTGTTTCCTTTGTTGTGGCAACACTGGCGGCCTGGCGGCTGGCCCGCAAAAAAGGTCCCATGCCCGCCCTGCTGGACGCCCTGTGCTCGTTGCCGCTGGTGCTGCCCCCAACTGTGCTGGGCTACTATCTCATCTTGTTGGTGGGGCGGCGCGGCGTTTTTGGGCATGGACTGGCGGAACTGGGCATCAACCTGATTTTTTCCTGGCAGGGGGCTGTGGTTGCAGCCACTGTTGTGGTGTTCCCGCTTATCTACAAGTCAGCCCGCGCGGCGCTGGAGCAGGTGGACAAACATCTGGAAGACGCGGCCCGCACGCTTGGGGCCTCGGAATGGAGGGTGTTTATCAGCGTGTCGCTGCCATTGGCCTGGAAAGGTATTTTTGCGGGCATCATGCTGGCCTTTGCGCGCGGCATGGGCGAATTTGGCGCAACCCTGATGATTGCGGGCAATATCCCCGGCAAGACCCAGACCCTGGCTCTTGCCATCTACGATGCCTTTCAGGCGGGCAATGACCTCCAGGCCTCCTGGCTTGTGTTCATTACCTCCGCCGTGTGCGTGACCTTGCTGATGGCGGCGGAGCTGCTTGTGAAACTCAAGAGGCGGCGCAGATGATCTCGTTGCGGCTGGTAAAAAGTTTCAGGAACGGGGTTACGCCCTTCAATCTGGATGTGCGCTACGACATCGGCGACGAACACAAGTGCGCGGTGCTTTTTGGCCCTTCCGGTTCCGGCAAATCGCTGACCATGCAGTGTCTGGCGGGGCTGACAAAGCCCGACGCAGGCCACATCCGTATCGGCGACTGCACGTTGTACGATGCTGCGCAGGGCGTGTTTATTTCTGTGCAGAAGCGGCGTATCGGCTACATGTTTCAGGATTACGCCCTGTTTCCGCACCTGAGCCTGTTGCAGAACGTGGCCTATCCGCGCACGGGCTGCTGGCCCTGGAAGGTGCGCGGCGAGGAGCGTGACAAGGCGCAGGCCATGCTGGAACGTTTGGGCATCGGGCATCTGGCGGCCCATCTGCCCTCGCAGATATCCGGCGGGCAGCGGCAGCGCGCAGCTCTGGCCCGCGCCCTTAATGCAGACCCGTTGCTTCTGCTGCTTGACGAGCCTTTTTCTGCGCTTGATCCCCTGCTGCGCGAACGCCTGCGCGAAGAACTGCTCGAACTGATGGATGACCTGACCATCCCTGCCGTGATTATCAGCCACGATCCTGACGATGTGGATACCTTTGCGGGCGGGCTTGTGCTCTATGACCGGGGCGGCGCGCGCACGGTGCCGGACTATGCCGATCTGCGCAAGGATTTTGCCACAGCGGGCAAGTGCCTGCGGCATTTGCAGGAGCAGGCCTGGGTCTGATCGACCTGACGGCGTATGGCTCCTTTAAACGGATCTAAAGAAATATCCGGTGGGGCAGTCTGTGGGATAAAGCCGGGGGTGATGCGCAGCAGACCAGGCTACAGCACTTCCTGCGAGGCTTTTGATGCACGTTTGGCCATGTAAAGTTCGCTGTCTGCCCGTTTGAGCGCATCTTCAACAGTCTCGCTCGCGCAGTGCCATGTGGCGTGCCCTATGCTGATGCCGATGCGCAGCATGAGGCCGTCAATGGAAATGGGGGCTCCCACATCCTCGCGGATGCGGCTGATGGTGCGCAGTATGTCTGGCGTGCCCCTGGTATGGCCGAGCAGGGCCAGAAACTCGTCGCCCCCCAGCCGCACCAGCACATCATCCTTGCGCAGACAGCGCGTAAGGCGCTGCCCCAGAATGGTCAGCACAGCATCGCCCACATGGTGTCCGTGCGCATCGTTGATTGGTTTAAAGCCGTCCAGATCCATGTACAGCAGCTCAACCAGCCCCTGGCTTTGCGCCAGGCTGGGCATGGCTTCGTCAATGCGCGCGGCCAGTCCGTGCCTGTTCAGCAGGCCTGTGAGGGCATCGCGCTCTGCGGTATGCTGGATACGGTTCCGGTCTTTTTCTGTGCGGGTGAGGTTTTCAACCAGGGTGGACAGGGAGGCTGAAAGCACTTCAATTTCGCGTATGCCCCTGTTGCGCGGAATGGTAACGCGTTCGCCCCGGCTGAGCCGGTCTGCGGCGGCGGTAAGCGCCTTGAGGGGGGCAATGGTGCGCTGGGCGATGTATCCGGCAACCAGCGCAAACAGCACCGCAAGCAAGAGGCCAGCCACAAGAATGCGCGCCACAAGGCGACGCACGGGTTCGTAGGCGGCATCCAGCGATTGCCGCGCCACCACGCTCCACTGCAAGCCATCGTAGTCTTTAAATCCCGTGCAGCTTACTGCCGCAGTGAGGTAAGCAATGCCATCGGGCCATGTTTCCACGGCCCAGGCCGAAGTGGAGTGTTCAAGTTCTTGCAGCAGGGGCAAGGCCAGCGGTTTTTCATTGTTGTCGCCGCCCAGGATGACACCGCCGTCTGCACCGAGAACCATGATCTTGGTGTTGGTATCCGAGCCTTCGCCCGAAAGGATGAATTCCTCCACCTCTCTGGCCCATGCCCAGCTCAGATGGGCTACCAGAACCCAGTCTTTCAGCTCGCCCTCGCCAATGGGCATGCTGATATCCACAAATTTCATCGGGGCATTTTCTGGGTGGGGCAGCAGTTGGGCAAGCAGGGTGGCTTTGCGCACGTCACCCACAAAAAGGCCGTTTTTGCCCTGGCGGAAGATGGCGCAGATGGAAAGATCGGTTCCCTCCAGCACGCCATCGGTGGCGACCAGAACCATGCCCTGAGGATTCATGAGTCCGATCCAGGCAAAGGCGGGCATGGTGTCCTGCAATCTGTTCACGGCGATGGATAGTTTTTTCATATCCCCGCCGATCAGCCCCACAGTGTGGCGCAGGGTGCCAACCTCCTTGATCCAGAACCACATGGACTGATCAAGGGCCTTGGCAAGGGATTGCACGCGGTTGGTCAGCAGCAGGCCGCGTTCGTAGCGGGCCTCGCTGCTGGCTTCGCGCCCGGTTATGGCCGCAAGAAAGCATGATGACAGCAGGATAAGCAGCGTGAATGCCTCAATAAACTGCGTCTTGAGGCTGCGCGTGAATATGCGCATGGCTCCTCCTGCGAAGGGATGGCAGAAAAGCTGACAGGGTATAATGATGATTATGAAAGCATACAGAAAATCAGGAAATAGGCAATGGCCAATTGTCCGCGCGCTGCCTTTGACAGGAAACTAAAAAGGGGGGGTGCAGACGCAATGCACCCCCCTTTTGCTATAGGGTTTGAGGAGAAGATGTTATTGGGGTTTGTTTAAGAGAGAGATCGCTTAGGCCGGGTTGCCCAGCGCCGCTTCTTTGCGGTTGCGCTTTTGCCCGCGCCACATGCCGCCAAGGATCATGCCCGCGCCAACAAGCAATCCGGCGCACATGGTTATGAAGCTCACGACCTTGAGCAGATAGAGAATCCCTGGGCCCATCTGGATAAGCCCCAGCGCGTTGAGGTAGCCCGGCAGGGCGACTATGCGGCTTGCGGCAACAATGAGCATGATGGCGGCCATAACGTACTTGATCATGATGGGCTTGACGTAGGTGGTGCCGATGGCCCCAAGCTGCACGCCGAGCAGGGAGCCAGCCAGGATGATAAAGACGAGGCGGATGTCTATCATGCCGTGCATGGCCCAGTTGACCGAGCCGCACAGGCCCATGACAAAGGCCGTGACCAGTTCCGTGCCTGATGCAATGAGTCCGGGTACGCCGATCACATAGATAAGCCCCGGTACGCCCACAAATCCGCCCACGGCAATGGTGGCAGCCAGCATGCCGGTGGCAATGCCCACGGGCAGGGTAAACCACAGAGAAATGCGCAAGCCGGATTTGGGAAAGGACATCATGGGGGGCAGGTTGATGGCCTGCAACTTTTGGGCAAGGGGCGGCGTGCTTTCGTCATCCTCCTTGCCGGAGTGGCTGGAGTGCAGGGCATCCTTGAGAATATAGCTGCCCACCACAACAAGAACCACCACAAAGGAAACGCTGACGTAAAGATCAGACCCGGCCTGGCCCCACTTTTCCAGAATAAAACGCTGAATGCGGATGCCAATCTGTACGCCTATGCCAGCTGTGGCGGCGATAACCATGCCCAGTTTTACATCCACCTGACCGAAGCGGTAGCGCTTGATGGCGCCCACCATGGCCTTGGGGAACTTGTGGCACATATTGCTGGCAACAGCCACGGCGCCGGGCACACCCAGGCCCATCATGCCCGGCGTGAGAATAAAGGCCCCGCCGGAACCGATAAAGCCGCTTACAAGCCCGCCCACAAATCCCACGGCCAGCAGAAAGGCCACAGAAACGGGCGTGAGTGCGATGAACTGGGACGGGTCAAGACTGAGCAGATCCATGTTACCTCCGGCTGGCGAATTACCTGGGCGTACTGTTGTGTGCTGGCGTAAGGCCAAACATGCCGCCGCCATGCCGCCGCTGAACAAAAAAATTGAGCCGGGCGGCGCGGCCCGGACTTGTGAAAAACGGTCGGTTAGCCGTGAACCACGGCCGTGGTGTCCAGCCGGGGAGCCGGTGCGGCACTCTGACGGGGGGCAGCCTTTGCGGTGGATTGCGCGTTCTTTTTTTGCACGCCGGTAATACCGCACAATTCCCAGAGCGCGCCGGCAAAGTGACCATGCACGTATGAGAGCAGCAGCACCGAGGCGATGGGCAGGGCTGTCCACAGGCCACCCTTGGCGCACAAGGCGGCAAAGGCATCGGCGTTGCTAAAAGCCAGCAGGTAAATGAGAATGCTGCCCGCGCCATAAAGCAGGGTCTGCTTCAGCGCCGTGTTTTCGCGCTTGCCGTTCAGAGTCCACAAATCGTCTGTCCAGCCGGATTGCCCGGCATCGGCATATGCCACAGCGGTAAACCAGTTTTCCATCGTTTTTTGCAGGGTGTTCATGTCGGCCTCCTGCGCTTGCGATTACAACTATTGTGCCAAAAAGTTCAATGTATAACATGCTGAATTTATATGATTTTATGTATCGTGTGCTGCGCGCCACGCTGCCCATGGACTGTTTCATTCTGACATGTTCAAGCGGATAAGGTCTGCAAGTTGTTGCAGGACAGGGCTTGTCAGCTTTGTTTTATTTTTATACGCTGTTGCAAATTGAAACGGCGACGGGCGCAGGTGTAAACTTTTGCGCCTGCGGGGGTGAAGCATGCTTCCGCATTTATCTGTCTGGCATACCATTCGCGGCAAGATTGCCGTGGGCACGGGCCTGTTCTTGGTCATGTTGCTGCTTTTGGGCGGCATCGCCTGTTATGATCTGGGGCGCATCGACAGGGCGGCCCGACTGATCGACATGGTGGACGACCTGCGCAGCGACGTGCTCGAGATGCGCAGGTACGAAAAAAACCTGCAACTTTTCCCCGGCAGAAAGGGCGACCTGCTTGCCCTGCGCAGTTTTGTGGAGCTGGCGCGGGAGCGGGCCACATCTGTGGGGCAGGATTATAACGCAGCCATGGGCCGCCGGGTGGGCGATGGCGCGCACCATAATCTTGACCTGCTGCTGGAAGGCTTCGGCACCTATGAGGCCCTGCTGGAAGATCAGCCCACAGACGGCGCAGCGCTCACCGATCAAGGGCAGCGCCTGAGCGAGCTGGCTGATTCGGCGGTGCGGCGCATGCGTCAGGGCATTTTTGCCGCCGTGGGGGATCTGCGCACCCAGATGCTGGGGGCCATTGCTGCCTTGCTGGCCTGCGGGGTGGCTTTTGCATGGCTTATCGGCAGGCAGATCATGCGCGCCCTTGGGGCCATTGAAAGCGCCGCCCGCAACGTTGGCGCGGGCATGCCCTTGCCGCCGCCCCCGCCGCAGCTTGAGGAAGAAGCGCGGCATGTGCTCCAGACGCTTGACGGCATGGCGGCGGAGCTGGAAAAGCGCCACTCCCTGCTGTTGCAGGAAAAAAAGTTGGCTTCTCTTGGTGTGCTGACCTCCGGCGTGGCCCACCAGCTGAACAATCCCCTCAACAATATTTCCGTTGGCTGTCAGCTGCTCGGCGAGGATGTGAACGATGCCCGGCAGGGGCTGCGGCCCATGCCCACGGCTGAAGACGTGACAGCGCAGCTGGATGAAATCCAGGCCGAGGTTGTTCGTGCCCGCGATATTGTGCGCGGCCTGCTGGATTTTGCGCGCGATCGGCCCTTTACCGTTGCCCTGCATGATCTTTCCGGCCTTGTGCGCAGGGCTGTTGGCCTTGTGCGGCACGACATGGGCGCAACGGTACAGATTACAGTGGACGTGCCTGAAGGGCTGCAACTGCCCGTGGATGCCCAGCGCATGCAGGAGGTGCTTATCAACCTTCTGCTCAATGCGGCACAGGCCATGAATGGCAAGGGTGAAGTGCATATCACCGCCTCTGTGGACGAACTGGCGGGTATGGCAGAGCTGCGCGTGCGCGACTCTGGCAAGGGTATTGAACCCGAGAATCTTGGCCGGGTGTTTGATCCCTTTTTCAGCCTCAAGCCCGTGGGCGAAGGGACGGGCCTTGGGCTGTCCATAGCCTTTGGCATTGTGGGCAAGCACAACGGGAAGCTCGAAGTGCAGAGCCAACCGGGGCAAGGGGCGTGTTTTACCGTGCGGCTGCCCCTTGCGGAACGGCATGACGCAGACGGTTCAGGAGCAGAGACATGACTACGGAACGGTTCCGGCTTTCGGAGCAATCACCTGCGCAGGCAAACCCCGGCGAAGCTCGGCACGGCCACGGGCTTGACGCCGCGCAGCGGGCTGGCGGCGGTGGCCGGTTGCTGATCATTGACGATGAGCGCATGGCCCGCGCCAACCTTGCGCGCGCCCTGGAGCGCGGAGGGCATGAATCGGCCCAGGCTGGCAGCGGCGAAGAAGGCCTGAAACTGCTGGCCGAGCAGGATTTTGACGTGGTCATTACTGATATTGCCATGGCGGGCATGAACGGTATGGAGGTGCTCAAGGCGGTACGCTCGCGCAAGCCGGATGTGGAAGTCATCATGGTCACGGGCTACCCCATGATTGAAAGCGCCGTGGAGGCCATGCGGCTTGGGGCATTTCATTATCTGGCAAAGCCCTACTCGCTGGAAGAAGCGCGCATGCTGGTGGCGCGGGCGCTGGAAAAGCGCCGTCTGCGGCAGCAGGTCGCCCAGATGCGGGCCCAGCTTGAGGCCAGCGGCTCTGTGCCGGAAATGGTGGGCATGTCGCCAGCTATGTGTGGCCTGAGGCAGGCGCTCATGCGTCTGGCCCCCACAGATGTGGCTGTGCTACTGCAAGGTGAAACAGGTACGGGCAAGGAGCTGGCTGCTCGCACCATGCACGCCCAGAGCCAGCGGGCGCGGCGG from Desulfovibrio sp. UIB00 harbors:
- the modB gene encoding molybdate ABC transporter permease subunit translates to MDFDLAFIWSPLELSLRVAGAATAVSFVVATLAAWRLARKKGPMPALLDALCSLPLVLPPTVLGYYLILLVGRRGVFGHGLAELGINLIFSWQGAVVAATVVVFPLIYKSARAALEQVDKHLEDAARTLGASEWRVFISVSLPLAWKGIFAGIMLAFARGMGEFGATLMIAGNIPGKTQTLALAIYDAFQAGNDLQASWLVFITSAVCVTLLMAAELLVKLKRRRR
- the modA gene encoding molybdate ABC transporter substrate-binding protein; amino-acid sequence: MKKTVSARGAFCRIALALGCVALLSLPVQAAEITVSAAASLTNAFNEIKGVFEKKHTGLQVHTNYAASNPLLKQIQEGAPVDVFASADQGTMDKAVAAKVVDPATRKDFALNDLVLIVPAGSKKPAKLEDIKAFKRVAIGNPDSVPAGRYTKDALNTAKLWEAVQPQLILGNSVRQVLDYVARGEVDAGFVYRTDAKQLAEKVEVVMIVEGHDPVSYPIAVATTGKDAKMGQEFLNFVLSPEGQAVLAKYGFSKP
- a CDS encoding GGDEF domain-containing protein, with translation MRIFTRSLKTQFIEAFTLLILLSSCFLAAITGREASSEARYERGLLLTNRVQSLAKALDQSMWFWIKEVGTLRHTVGLIGGDMKKLSIAVNRLQDTMPAFAWIGLMNPQGMVLVATDGVLEGTDLSICAIFRQGKNGLFVGDVRKATLLAQLLPHPENAPMKFVDISMPIGEGELKDWVLVAHLSWAWAREVEEFILSGEGSDTNTKIMVLGADGGVILGGDNNEKPLALPLLQELEHSTSAWAVETWPDGIAYLTAAVSCTGFKDYDGLQWSVVARQSLDAAYEPVRRLVARILVAGLLLAVLFALVAGYIAQRTIAPLKALTAAADRLSRGERVTIPRNRGIREIEVLSASLSTLVENLTRTEKDRNRIQHTAERDALTGLLNRHGLAARIDEAMPSLAQSQGLVELLYMDLDGFKPINDAHGHHVGDAVLTILGQRLTRCLRKDDVLVRLGGDEFLALLGHTRGTPDILRTISRIREDVGAPISIDGLMLRIGISIGHATWHCASETVEDALKRADSELYMAKRASKASQEVL
- a CDS encoding sulfite exporter TauE/SafE family protein yields the protein MDLLSLDPSQFIALTPVSVAFLLAVGFVGGLVSGFIGSGGAFILTPGMMGLGVPGAVAVASNMCHKFPKAMVGAIKRYRFGQVDVKLGMVIAATAGIGVQIGIRIQRFILEKWGQAGSDLYVSVSFVVVLVVVGSYILKDALHSSHSGKEDDESTPPLAQKLQAINLPPMMSFPKSGLRISLWFTLPVGIATGMLAATIAVGGFVGVPGLIYVIGVPGLIASGTELVTAFVMGLCGSVNWAMHGMIDIRLVFIILAGSLLGVQLGAIGTTYVKPIMIKYVMAAIMLIVAASRIVALPGYLNALGLIQMGPGILYLLKVVSFITMCAGLLVGAGMILGGMWRGQKRNRKEAALGNPA
- a CDS encoding ATP-binding cassette domain-containing protein — protein: MISLRLVKSFRNGVTPFNLDVRYDIGDEHKCAVLFGPSGSGKSLTMQCLAGLTKPDAGHIRIGDCTLYDAAQGVFISVQKRRIGYMFQDYALFPHLSLLQNVAYPRTGCWPWKVRGEERDKAQAMLERLGIGHLAAHLPSQISGGQRQRAALARALNADPLLLLLDEPFSALDPLLRERLREELLELMDDLTIPAVIISHDPDDVDTFAGGLVLYDRGGARTVPDYADLRKDFATAGKCLRHLQEQAWV
- a CDS encoding TOBE domain-containing protein, which gives rise to MEKNKNREEMAALLRSLSSADRAWLRQRLMRRDSAALLQDTGRISPRELLAVETWLWERASAARGPREKRPRLRMWLIFMLLRYAALRLVEIFEIMPSHLDFQDGVIHVPGSNDAPGREVPLPLTISRRLRRVLEDPALFPETRELMRCDASYVRRCLQQCGAACGLPKGLLSARALRHTRALELGRQGLPLPVVDIFLGRRSAPGQSGIVRCDPQEAKRLLREQLQRERPMKTSARNVFQGRITSLRQSGLLVEVVLRTAGGLRVASLITDESAKTLALNEGKLVNASIKAPWVLVQGGELSPKSSPPAENCFTGVVERVREDEMVAEILVALGEGSQVCALRNRGPENPINLVAGQTVTVFFKAFSVILTVD
- a CDS encoding ATP-binding protein, which encodes MLPHLSVWHTIRGKIAVGTGLFLVMLLLLGGIACYDLGRIDRAARLIDMVDDLRSDVLEMRRYEKNLQLFPGRKGDLLALRSFVELARERATSVGQDYNAAMGRRVGDGAHHNLDLLLEGFGTYEALLEDQPTDGAALTDQGQRLSELADSAVRRMRQGIFAAVGDLRTQMLGAIAALLACGVAFAWLIGRQIMRALGAIESAARNVGAGMPLPPPPPQLEEEARHVLQTLDGMAAELEKRHSLLLQEKKLASLGVLTSGVAHQLNNPLNNISVGCQLLGEDVNDARQGLRPMPTAEDVTAQLDEIQAEVVRARDIVRGLLDFARDRPFTVALHDLSGLVRRAVGLVRHDMGATVQITVDVPEGLQLPVDAQRMQEVLINLLLNAAQAMNGKGEVHITASVDELAGMAELRVRDSGKGIEPENLGRVFDPFFSLKPVGEGTGLGLSIAFGIVGKHNGKLEVQSQPGQGACFTVRLPLAERHDADGSGAET